A region from the Thermostichus vulcanus str. 'Rupite' genome encodes:
- a CDS encoding ABC transporter permease — MLSGAVLLFLHLPLLVIILYAFTPDEATLRFPLPGLTWHWFAVAWGRADIWRALFLSVRVALVATGVAVVLGSLAAAAVYRSQFFGRETISFLVLLPIALPGIVSGIALRSAINLLHIPFSFWTIVIGHATFCLVVVYNNVLARFRRMGRSQLEASADLGANPLQTFRYILLPELATALLAGSLLAFALSFDEIIVTTFTAGQQQTLPIWVFSQLTKPRQRPVINVVALGVISLTVLPIWLTHRFTQEKTTPR; from the coding sequence ATGCTGTCAGGGGCGGTGCTGCTCTTTCTCCATCTGCCGTTGCTGGTGATCATCCTTTATGCCTTTACTCCTGATGAAGCCACCCTGCGCTTTCCGTTGCCGGGGCTGACATGGCATTGGTTTGCAGTGGCTTGGGGACGGGCGGATATTTGGCGAGCTTTGTTTTTATCGGTGCGGGTGGCACTGGTGGCTACAGGGGTGGCCGTGGTGCTGGGATCCCTGGCAGCAGCGGCAGTCTATCGCAGTCAATTTTTTGGTCGTGAAACGATTTCTTTTTTGGTGCTGTTGCCGATTGCTTTACCGGGGATTGTCTCCGGCATTGCTCTGCGCTCGGCAATCAATTTACTGCACATTCCCTTTAGCTTTTGGACGATTGTCATCGGTCATGCCACCTTTTGCTTGGTGGTGGTATACAACAACGTGCTGGCCCGCTTTCGCCGCATGGGTCGCTCACAACTGGAAGCCTCTGCGGACTTGGGGGCCAATCCTCTGCAAACCTTTCGTTACATCCTCTTACCGGAACTGGCCACAGCCCTACTGGCGGGATCCCTGCTGGCTTTTGCCCTGTCTTTTGATGAGATCATCGTCACCACCTTCACCGCTGGGCAGCAACAAACGTTGCCGATTTGGGTATTTAGCCAACTAACCAAGCCCCGACAGCGCCCGGTGATCAATGTGGTGGCTTTGGGGGTGATTAGCTTGACTGTGCTGCCCATCTGGCTAACCCATCGCTTTACCCAAGAGAAGACCACCCCTCGCTAA
- the cysC gene encoding adenylyl-sulfate kinase translates to MSRRGVTVWFTGLSGAGKTTLSRGVAQQLRAWGLPVEVLDGDVVRQHLTKGLGFSKGDRDENIRRIGFVAGLLTRQGVIVLVSAISPYRAVRQEVRQQIGDFIEVFVDAPLAVCESRDVKGLYQKARAGLIQNFTGIDDPYEPPDHPEVICKTAEHSISENVHQVMQYLQDKGYL, encoded by the coding sequence ATGTCGCGGCGGGGGGTTACCGTATGGTTTACAGGGCTGAGTGGAGCGGGCAAAACCACCCTGAGTCGGGGCGTGGCGCAACAGTTGCGGGCTTGGGGGTTGCCGGTGGAGGTGCTAGACGGGGATGTGGTGCGGCAACATCTCACCAAAGGGCTGGGCTTTAGCAAGGGGGATCGGGATGAGAACATTCGCCGCATTGGCTTTGTAGCAGGACTTTTGACCCGACAGGGGGTGATCGTGCTGGTTTCGGCCATTTCCCCCTACCGAGCGGTACGGCAGGAAGTGCGTCAGCAGATTGGCGACTTTATCGAAGTGTTTGTGGATGCGCCGCTGGCGGTGTGCGAAAGCCGGGATGTGAAAGGACTTTACCAAAAAGCGCGAGCCGGGTTGATCCAGAACTTTACTGGCATCGACGATCCTTACGAACCGCCAGACCACCCGGAAGTGATTTGCAAAACGGCCGAACACAGCATCTCCGAAAATGTTCATCAGGTGATGCAATATTTACAAGATAAAGGGTACCTCTAG